Genomic segment of Oncorhynchus keta strain PuntledgeMale-10-30-2019 chromosome 5, Oket_V2, whole genome shotgun sequence:
TGAATAGACCCCAGTTGATCCCCACCTGGCTGTAGCAGGAGAGGAGTGACCTCAGGTCTGGAGTTCAGCTCAGCAGTCTCAGCTTAGAGTAGGATGAAGGTGCACCTAGACCCTGATCTGAGGTCAGTGTTGCATTCTTCCCCctgatggttaaggttaggtgagggtaagctgatcctagatctgagcCTTTGGGTGACTTCTACCCATAGCCCTCAACTctcacagaggtcaggggtcaaagGGCTGCCAATAGTCATGAATCTGTTCACTCCTCCCTTCTACTTCTCTTCTTTACCTCTCCCTAAAGAGCAGAGGAAGTTCTGCTGTTCTAGAGCGCATGAAGGCAATAAATTAAACTTGAACTAAAGGATGCATCCTCTGAGAGGGAGTTACTCAACAATCTTTCTCAGAAAACCCAATACAACCTCTTGGCACTAGTTTTTGTGTGTTGCAATGTGTCATTATACTGTGTAATAAATATATAACTGTGTAACAATCTATGTTTTGTAATGATTGGCTACTCGTGTAATCAATGACCTATGTTGAACTATGTACATTGGGGTTGAAAGATACATAATTATTACAAGACCTGTAAATGGCTCGCTAACCTGCAGAAGAAATGGATAAAGACATACAtgtcacactcaaacacacatcaTCTGGTTTATTTACTGTCACACCATGAGAAGGTTCTCCATCATTCATGTAACCTGTTTCCCTTTTATATCCTGTTGGTCATTCAGCTAAAAAGCTGGCAAGCGTATCATTTTAAAGGAGAAAGAAAACTTTGAAATACAATATTGAATTCCTATCAGACAATGGAAGATTCATGGATGGGTTGCCAGACTTGTTTGTGCTTTAGCCAACTCTTCTCTGTTTGTACTTTGTCATGCGATATGATAGAAGGGCTaaagcacaaacagacctggcaACTAAGCCAGCAAATGTATATACTCAAACAACACCAGCAAAGTAAGCATAGTTAAGAAGTGAATCAGAGTACACCCAAACCCCCACCCATCACCCCACCCTACCACCAATAGGATGTGAagatcatgaccctgacatctgCATTCAAGACACTGCTCATatcaaagatggtggataaatgaagatGTCCCACTCAGGCCTTTTACCATTGAAAAAAATGGTCACAGTTCCGGTCTGCTTAAGGGGTGttctcccatagacaccaatgtgataacagctgggtctggtctacttAGTTCATGGACTGCATATGAACCAGAAAAAATAAGGGAGTAGGATGTCTTGCTTCCTCTTTCGTCTCTGCTCATATCACAGGCTGTCAACAACCTGAGAGCGAGAAGAAGCATATAAAAGAAAGATGGCCAAGAGAGTGGACCATCTTACAGCACCGTACATAGAGGTTGTTGGGACTGCACCATAAGGTTTGTCAGTTGTTTAAGGGAACATTATTGAAAGTTCAAAGTGAGAAAGATAAATACATGCACCTATGATATCATCTGTTATTAAATAAATACCATCTGTCATCTAACATGCAGTGTTAAAATATATCTTGACAGTGTTATTACACCTAAAGGCTGAGCTTATAATGCCTTCATAGGGGAGAAAAAAGATCCAGATCTAATGTCTGTGGAAAGGACTGAAACCAGACTTCAAAAAGAAAGACAAAGAACGTCGCAGAGAATTGAGACCTGCTGCAATGCATTTTTCAAATAAGATTTTGTAAAACAAATTGGCAACTCCTGTTTCCAATTTCCCATTTTATTCACATACAAGGGAGCTGGTGGTTGACTGTTTCAGTCtcacaattatttttttaaatacaattttACATATTTTTCCTGCAATCACAGACAGTTCATTGTGGTTGTgcaaggaagagaggagggagatgagttATTCTGTAATCTTCTCATCTCTCCAAGCAACTATTATTCTCAGCTGCTAAATCATACACACaaacccttcctccctccatctcttcctctccccaaaCCCTCAACACACCACCACCTCTTGTTCTCCTGAGAAACAACCCTCTAAATGAACCCTacccttctctgtctcctcaaacaacaacattacagGCTTCTGACAAGACCGGGGGTCTGACAAGACCAGGGGTCTGACAAGACCGGGGGTCTGACAAATGTCACCGTTCTGCTTTTCTCCTTTATCACTCCTtcacacctcctcttcttcctttcttctcttccctcctcctctctctcgtatTCTATCAGTTTTTCCGATAGCGGTTCTTAGGCTTGTCTCCGCATCCAGTGGCCTCGCAGGAGGACAGGCCGGGGGGGGCCTTGCCTGGGTTGATGCTGCTTAGAAGACCTGGCAGCTCACTGGTGATGGCCTTCTCGATCTTGTCCAGCAGGCAGCCGCCTGAGTAGGAGCACTGGGCGGACAGGGACTTGAAACTGCCAATCGGATTCACACCGAAGAAGTCCTGGTAGGCTTCACGGTTGGGCAGGTCGAACTTGCTCACGTTGGTCTTGGCCAGGATGGACTTGAAGATGAAGAACTTGTCCGGGTCATCCACGATCTCCTTGAACACCAGGTCCGGGTCACTGAAGTAGCTCATCTTGTCCTTGAAGGTCTGAATGTAGCGGTCCACCAGAAGTGCATGGATGCGCACCCGGATGGCATGCTGGCGGATGAAGGCGATCTTGTTCTCCATGCGGTTCTCGATCACCTGGTTGAGGTCTTCCAAGAGGGAGATCTCCTCGCGCTTAAACAGCTCGCGACTGGTGTCGGGTGCGTAGTCGAAAGGCCAGAAAGAGCTGACGTAGACCCTTGGGGGCTCTGTGACGTTGATGAGGGGTGCTAGCGACCAGAAGAGGGCACCGTAGACACGCATCAAGTCCTGGGTGGCCAGGTTGTCTGCCTTGTTGAGGATGATGCGGATCTGGGACTCACGGCCCTTCAGCTGGCGGAAGAGCATCTCCAGCTCCAGGCCCACGTCCAGCTTGGTGGGGTCAAAGGTCACAAAGATGAGGTCGGCACGATCGATGAACCACTGGCACACATCGTTGAAGGGATAGcctggagggaggaggtagaaacAGGGTAATTTAACATGAATATCTTGGAAAGTCAGGAGTCAAGGTTGCATTCCATTTAACACCAATGTCTTGAACAGTCAGGAGTCACGGTTGCATTCCATTTAACACCAACGTCTTGAACAGTCAGGAGTCATGGTTGCATTCCATTTAACACCAATGTCTTGAACAGTCAGGAGTCATGGTTGCATTCCATTTAATACCAATGTCTTCGACAATCAGGAGTCATGGTTGCATTCCATTTAACACCAATGTCTTGAACAGTCAGGAGTCATGGTTGCATTCCATTTAACACCAATGTCTTGAACAGTCAGGAGTCATGGTTGCATTCCATTTAACACCAATGTCTTCGACAGTCAGGAGTCATGGTTGCATTCCATTTAACACCAATGTCTTCGACAATCAGGAGTCATGGTTGCATTCCATTTAACACCAATGTCTTGAACAGTCAGGAGTCATGGTTGCATTCCATTTAACACCAATGTCTTGAACAGTCAGGAGTCATGGTTGCATTCCATTTAACACCAATGTCTTGAACAGTCAGGAGTCATGGTTGCATTCCATTTAACACCAATGTCTTGAACAGTCAGGAGTCATGGTTGCATTCCATTTAACACCAATGTCTTGAACAGTCAGGAGTCATGGTTGCATTCCATTTAACACCAATGTCTTGAACAGTCAGGAGTCATGGTTGCATTCCATTTAACACCAATGTCTTCGACAGTCAGGAGTCATGGTTGCATTCCATTTAACACCAATGTCTTCGACAGTCAGGAGTCACAGTTGTATTCCATTTAACACCAATGTCTTGAACAGTCAGGAGTCACAGTTGCATGCCATTTAACACAATTGAGGCTAGATTGATTCTAAATGTcaatttttctattttctattttaggcatttatcagacgctcttatccagagcgacttacatctTAAAATGAATGTAGATTATTATTACATAACACTGATTATTATTTATTGATGTAGATAGATGTATCGGTCTAATTGTGTAACATAAATCTTAGAGGTTGACAGGTTTTTAGGGGTCACCACTGTCTTAAAATTCCTGTCTATCTGATGATAAGAGGTGATCATGTTTAATATTTCATGTTCATGTGAATTTGAACTGAAGATACTGTAGCGATGAAACTTAGAAAAACAGCCATGGCAAAGCTGTTGGACTGACAGTCGCAATGACTTGTGTTTGAGCCCCGGTTGTACTACCGCCTGAATTTGCTACAAGATCTTCAGCGCTCCTGCTCTCTGTGTGCCTTACCTCTCTCCTGCTGCTTGCGGTTCTCAATGATTCCAGGCGTGTCCACGAAGGTGACGCGCTCCAGCAGCTTGTGGGGCATCTCAATGCCAATCAGCTTCTCAAGAAAGCTCTGCCCAAACTTCTCCAGGGGCGAGAAGGAGCGCGAGCTGTCGGCCGCCATGACGATACCCTCTATGGAGCGGGTCTTCTCGCCGTGCATGATCACAGTGAACTCAGAGGTAGTGGGCTCAGCACCTGgcatacagagggagagaaagacggGAGAGGGATGACACGGGGGAAGAGAAGGatgtgagagagggggtggaaaAGGGGAACAGGAAAGAtgtgaggagaggggatggaaaaGGGGAACAGGAAAgatgtgagagagggggatggaaaagGGGAACAGGAAAgatgtgagagagggggatggaaaagGGGAACAGGAAAGATGTGAGAGAGGGGATGGAAAAGGGGAACAGGAAAgatgtgagagagggggatggaaaagGGGAACAGGAAAGATGTGAGAGAGGGGATGGAAAAGGGGAACAGGAAAgatgtgagagagggggatggaaaagGGGAACAGGAAAGatgtgagagagggggtggaaaAGGGGAACAGGAAAGatgtgagagagggggtggaaaAGGGGAACAGGAAAGATGTGAGAGAGGGGATGGAAAAGGGGAACAGGAAAgatgtgagagagggggatggaaaagGGGAACAGGAAAgatgtgagagagggggatggaaaagGGGAACAGGAAAGatgtgagagagggggtggaaaAGGGGAACAGGAAAGATGTGAGAGAGGGGATGGAAAAGGGGAACAGGAAAgatgtgagagagggggatggaaaagGGGAACAGGAAAgatgtgagagagggggatggaaaagGGGAACAGGAAAGAtgtgagagaggggggtggaaaaGGGAAACAGGAAAgatgtgagagagggggatggaaaagGGGAACAGGAAAgatgtgagagagggggatggaaaagGGGaacaggaaagaggagaagatgcagagaagaatgagaaaaGATGATAGAGCAGAAGAGGAGGAGTAAGTAGGTAGAGTGAAGAGTTAAGTACATCAGAAACCAGGTGAAAAACCTAAATGActtcaattacctcaactaaccgcacattgactcggtactggtacctcctgtatatagcctcgttatttatattttattgtgtaactttaaaaaaaactttctttactaaatattttcttaactatattttcttaaaactgcattgttggttaagggcttgtaagtaagcatttcacagtaagatctacacctgttgtattccgcacatgtgacaaatatattgatttgatttgaaaaacatCAGAAACCAGGTGAAAACACAGGTGCATCAGAAACCAGGTGAAAAAACATGTATATCAGAAACCAGGTGAAGTTTGAAGGGGCTTACCTGTGTACAGCTGGTAGGGGCTGTCCTTCAGGCCAAGCAGGTAGTTGATCATGGAGGACTTGCCTACACTCCAGGGCCCAAGGAACAACACCATGGGCTTGGAGGTGATCTCCCCATCtgtcaggtagagagaggaggtggtgatGCTGGTTAGAGCCATGGAGGTTCACTGTAGTCATGACGACATGGAAGACCAGAGACAGAGCCACTCCAGTACGTCTGAAACCTAATCTGATAAATCACAACAGCCTGTTCACCGGGAGTGTATTCAAATGGAAACAACCGCTGGCACACTGTTACCTACAATTACACTCAAATAAAGAGAATGAGACGCTTCCCTGAAAGTAAGACGATGTTCTTAAGATGGTCAACGAAAACTTGAGTTGTTCTAAGCTGGCCAGCTGACAACGTAGAAATTCCAGCATGTATTGCAAAGGTTCCGAACCTCTCTGTGTCTGAGAACATGTTTCTCAACTGTAGGGGTCAGGAACCAGTGCAATGGCCAATGGGATGCAGGCTTGATGCTTCCTCAACCACAGGCTGCATGGTGCACATGCTTGTAGGTGACAGACAATAAAGTAGCATATGACAGCAAAGCTAGACCACGTGCAACTATAGAAATTGTAGTTCTTCACCGGAGTTTCTTTCATTAGTATGATGGTGATGCAATttctatacagtatgttagacATGCCCTGCATTGTGGCATTCCCATTTCTATGTCTGGCACAGAGCGCAGGTAtgcactgagtggacaaaacatgataaacacctgctctttccatgagagaaactgaccaggtgaatccaggtgaaagctatgatcccttattgatgtcacttgttaaatctacttcaatcaaagggtaagagacaggttaaaggaggatttttaagccttgagacaattgagacatagattgtgtatgcgtgctattcagagggtgaataaacaagacaaaatatttaagtgcctttgaacagagtaTGGCAGTAAGTGCCAAGCACACCGATTTGGGTGTgtaaagaactgcaacgctgcagggtttttcacactcaacagtttcccatgtgtatcacaaatggtccaccaaccaatggacatcctgccaacttgacacaactgtgggaagcattggggtcaacatggcccagcaaccctgtggaacgctttcgacaccttgtagagtccatgcccggatgaattaaggctgttctgagagcaaaatgaggtgcatctcaatattaggaaggtgttcttaatgttttgtacagtcagtgtattgTACTTTGTcctcagtagtgcactatatagggtgtagGGTGCATATGCATCCCAAGTCTGTGCTGGGCAGAGGATTCACTAAACATAGTAAGACAGCCTAGTTACTGGACAAAAAACTAAATATATCTTAGCAGCAGCATACTGCCAATGATCTCAGACAAACACAGAGGAGCAACATGGAAGAAAGAAGCAGAACAGCAACAtgacaaacagaacaggaacatgacagacagaacagcaacatgacagacagaacaggcaacatgacagacagaacagcaacatgacagacagaacaggaacatgacagacagaacaggaacatgacagacagaacagcaacatgacagacagaacagcaacatgacagacagaacaggaacatgacaggaacatgacagacagaacatggcaacatgacagacagaacaggaacagacagaacaggaacatgaACAGCAGgcacatgacagacagaacaggaaagatgacagacagaacaggaacatgacagacagaacagcaacatgacagacagcaacatgaacaaacagaacaggaacatgacagacagaacaggaacatgacagacagaacaggaacatgacagacagaacagcaacataacagacagaacagaacatgacagacagaacaggaacacagacagaacagcaacatgacagacagaacagcaacatgacagacagaacaggaacatgacagacagaacaggcacatgacagacagaacagcaacatgacagacagaaacaggaacacagacagaacagcaacatgacagacagaacaggaaacatgacagacagaacagcaacatgacagacagaacaggaacatgacaaacagaacaggaacatgacagacagaacagacatgacagacagaacaggaaacatgacagacagacagaacatgacagacaggaacatgacagacacagcaacatgaacaggaacatgacagacagacagaacaggacaacagaacagcaacatgacagacagacagaacaggcagaacatgacagacagaacagaacatgacagacagacagacatgacagacagaacaaacatgacagacagaacaggaacatgacagacagaacagcaacatgacagacagaacagcaacatgacagacagaacaggaacatgacagacagaacagcacatgacagacagaacaggcacatgacagacagaacaggcaacatgacagacagaacagcaacatgacagacagaacaggcaacatgacagacagaacagcaacatgacagacagaacagcaacatgacagacagaacagcaacatgaacagacagaacaggaacatgacagacagaacaggaacatgacagacagaacaggaacatgacagacagaacagcaacatgacagacagaacaggcaacatgacagacagaacaggaacatgacagacagaacagcaacatgacagacagaacaggcacatgacagacagaacaggcagacatgacagacagaacagcaacatgacagacagaacaggcaacatgacagacagaacagcaacatgacagacagaacagcaacatgacagacagaacaagaacacaaacagacagaacagaacaggaacatgacagacagaacaggaacatgacagacagaacaacatgacagacagacagacagagacagaacagcacatgacagacagaacagcaacatgacagacagaacagcacatgacagacagaacagcaacatgacagacatgacaacagaacaacatgacagacagaacaggaacacaaacagaacaggaacaggaacatgacagacagaacagcagaACATggcaacatgacagacagaacaaacatgacagacagaacaggaacatgacagacagaacagcaacatgacagacagaacaggcaggaacatgacagacagaacagcaacatgacagacagaacaggaacatgacagacagaacaggaacatgacagatgcttcaacatgacagacagaacaggcaacatgacagacagaacaggaacatgacagacagaacaggaacatgacagaacagaacagacagaacacatgacagacagaacagcaacatgacagacagaacaggaacatgacagacagaacaggaacacagacagaacagcaacatgacagacagaacaacatgacagacagaacagcaacatgacagacagaacaggaacatgacagacagaacaggcacatgacatcagaacagcaacatgacagacagaacaggaaacatgacagacagaacagcaacatgacagacagaacagttaacatgacagacagaacagcaacatgacagacagaacaggaacacagacagaacaggaacatgacagacagaacagcaacatgacagacagaacaggaacacagacagaacaggaacatgacagacagaacaggaacatgacagacagaacaggcaacatgacagacagaacagcaacatgacagacagaacaggaacaggaacatgacatgacagacagaacaggcacatgacagacagaacaggcaacagacagacagaacagacagaacagcaacatgacagacagaacaggaacatgacagacagaacagcaacatgacagacagaacaggaacatgacagacagaacaggaacatgacagacagaacagcaacatgacagacagaacagcaacatgacagacagaacagcaacatgacagacagaacaggaacatgacagacagaacagcaacatgacagacagaacagcaacatgacagacagaacaggaaggtgttctgacagacagaacagtgaacatgacagacagaacacacatgacagaacaggaacacagacagaacaggaacatgacagacagaacaggaacatgacagacagaacaggaacatgacagacagaacagcaacatgacagacatgaacagaacagcaacatgacagacagaacagcaacatgacagacagaacaggaacatgacagacagaacagcaacatgacagacagaacagcaacatgacagacagaacagcaacatgacagacagaacaggcacatgacagacagaacagcaacatgacagacagaacaggaacatgacagacagacagaacagcaacatgacagaacagaacagacagacagaacaggaacatgacagaacagaacagcaacatgacagacagaacagcaacatgacagacagaacaggaacacagacagaacaggaacatgacagacagaacaggaacatgacagacagaacaggaacatgacagacagaacagcaacatgacagacagaacaggaacatgacagacagaacagcaacatgacagacagaacaggaacatgacagacagaacagcaacatgacagacagaacagcaacatgacagacagaacagcaacatgacagacagaacaggaacatgacagacagaacagcaacatgacagacagaacaggaacatgacagacagaacaggaacatgacagacagaacagcaacatgacagacagaacaggaacatgacagacagaacagcaacatgacagacagaacagcaacatgacagacagaacagcaacatgacagacagaacaggaac
This window contains:
- the srl gene encoding sarcalumenin isoform X4, with translation MEQAYKYNELRAHEISDGEITSKPMVLFLGPWSVGKSSMINYLLGLKDSPYQLYTGAEPTTSEFTVIMHGEKTRSIEGIVMAADSSRSFSPLEKFGQSFLEKLIGIEMPHKLLERVTFVDTPGIIENRKQQERGYPFNDVCQWFIDRADLIFVTFDPTKLDVGLELEMLFRQLKGRESQIRIILNKADNLATQDLMRVYGALFWSLAPLINVTEPPRVYVSSFWPFDYAPDTSRELFKREEISLLEDLNQVIENRMENKIAFIRQHAIRVRIHALLVDRYIQTFKDKMSYFSDPDLVFKEIVDDPDKFFIFKSILAKTNVSKFDLPNREAYQDFFGVNPIGSFKSLSAQCSYSGGCLLDKIEKAITSELPGLLSSINPGKAPPGLSSCEATGCGDKPKNRYRKN
- the srl gene encoding sarcalumenin isoform X2 — protein: MNQLYLPPSISFHLHSFLPWIPGFKYFDSWGCPIPHLKYIDSWGCPKPLGAAIQKLRKIYHSAIKPMEQAYKYNELRAHEISDGEITSKPMVLFLGPWSVGKSSMINYLLGLKDSPYQLYTGAEPTTSEFTVIMHGEKTRSIEGIVMAADSSRSFSPLEKFGQSFLEKLIGIEMPHKLLERVTFVDTPGIIENRKQQERGYPFNDVCQWFIDRADLIFVTFDPTKLDVGLELEMLFRQLKGRESQIRIILNKADNLATQDLMRVYGALFWSLAPLINVTEPPRVYVSSFWPFDYAPDTSRELFKREEISLLEDLNQVIENRMENKIAFIRQHAIRVRIHALLVDRYIQTFKDKMSYFSDPDLVFKEIVDDPDKFFIFKSILAKTNVSKFDLPNREAYQDFFGVNPIGSFKSLSAQCSYSGGCLLDKIEKAITSELPGLLSSINPGKAPPGLSSCEATGCGDKPKNRYRKN
- the srl gene encoding sarcalumenin isoform X1, which produces MNQLYLPPSISFHLHSFLPWIPGFKYFDSWGCPIPHLKYIDSWGCPKPLGAAIQKLRKIYHSAIKPMEQAYKYNELRAHEISGGRTLGDGNTDGEITSKPMVLFLGPWSVGKSSMINYLLGLKDSPYQLYTGAEPTTSEFTVIMHGEKTRSIEGIVMAADSSRSFSPLEKFGQSFLEKLIGIEMPHKLLERVTFVDTPGIIENRKQQERGYPFNDVCQWFIDRADLIFVTFDPTKLDVGLELEMLFRQLKGRESQIRIILNKADNLATQDLMRVYGALFWSLAPLINVTEPPRVYVSSFWPFDYAPDTSRELFKREEISLLEDLNQVIENRMENKIAFIRQHAIRVRIHALLVDRYIQTFKDKMSYFSDPDLVFKEIVDDPDKFFIFKSILAKTNVSKFDLPNREAYQDFFGVNPIGSFKSLSAQCSYSGGCLLDKIEKAITSELPGLLSSINPGKAPPGLSSCEATGCGDKPKNRYRKN
- the srl gene encoding sarcalumenin isoform X3: MEQAYKYNELRAHEISGGRTLGDGNTDGEITSKPMVLFLGPWSVGKSSMINYLLGLKDSPYQLYTGAEPTTSEFTVIMHGEKTRSIEGIVMAADSSRSFSPLEKFGQSFLEKLIGIEMPHKLLERVTFVDTPGIIENRKQQERGYPFNDVCQWFIDRADLIFVTFDPTKLDVGLELEMLFRQLKGRESQIRIILNKADNLATQDLMRVYGALFWSLAPLINVTEPPRVYVSSFWPFDYAPDTSRELFKREEISLLEDLNQVIENRMENKIAFIRQHAIRVRIHALLVDRYIQTFKDKMSYFSDPDLVFKEIVDDPDKFFIFKSILAKTNVSKFDLPNREAYQDFFGVNPIGSFKSLSAQCSYSGGCLLDKIEKAITSELPGLLSSINPGKAPPGLSSCEATGCGDKPKNRYRKN